The nucleotide window TCCAACAGCTTGGTTTTAAAGGTTCTATCTGCCTCGCCATCAGCGTATTCAGCAAACCCGGAGGCTAAGTTGGCATCTGTTCCATCTCTCACTGGGTCGGCCATATCGCTGGTTTCTGTTATGCAGGCTAGGAATAATGCTCGTGTGTTGATATCTGGATCACTGGATTTGTTTAGCAACAGGTTCCTAAAGTCTGGTGTGCAGAAGGCTGGCAGCAAAATGAGCCATGACAAAGCTGGAAATGAACAATTTGTGACAGAGACGAGCAAATGGGTCTTCCATGAGAGGGGTCATCTGAAGGCAGTGAATGTCAAGCACCATAAGGTTGGGGAGACaaatgagcctagcatgtaccgCATCAATGATGACTTGGAATACTCAGTTGAGATATATGAATGGTCTGGTACAAGCTGGAAGCCATATGTTGCTGATGATGTTCAGATTCAGTTTTTCATGATGAGCCCTTATGTTCTGAAAAATATGTCAACTGACAAAACTGCTGTATATTCAGCATCCTTCAAAGTTCCAGATGTTTATGGAGTTTTCCAGTTCAAGGTTGAGTACCAAAGGCTTGGATACACTGGCCTCTCTCTTGCAAAGCAGATTCCAGTGCGTCCATACAGGCATGACGAGTATGAGAGGTTCATAACTTCAGCGTTTCCGTACTATGCTGCCTCATTTTCAACAATGGGAGCCTTCTTCATATTCTCGGTTGCGTACCTGTATCACAAATAGATAGCTCATCGAGTAGTGGAAGTAAATCAAGGTGGCGATGGAATTGTGATGTCACAAGCCTGGTGATCTTAGGTGCAATTTTATGGAACCATATTTTTGTAGCGCCAATCTGTAGTACCTTTATTTTTAAGAAATGGGCTTCTCCCTGCCCCCAACCTTTATTAACATTTTTGCTAATTTTCAGTTGACTGATTTTGATTTGGCTTTAAGCCAAATTTGTGGCCGTCTGATTTCAGCACGGATCTCAGCGTGCTGTGTGCCTGCCATCCTCGTGCGTGTGCGATGGCTTTTATTGGGTTCCGGGTTTGGTCTTCCCACCTGTTTTGGACCCGTGACCGTCACACGAGTAGATCTTCTGAATTTTTTATTGGATCAGGAAGCATATAGGTTCAGAGATAACTTTACTCAGAAACAAATTATTGGTTGTTCTGATGTATGTTCAGTAGCTCAATTTTGTTTTGATCTGCTACACTTAGTCATTGTTAGTCCTAGTCTGTTTCTAATTAGTGATGCGAAAATAGCTATATCAGGATCGAGGTCTGCAGCAGCAATTGTTTTGCTGGTTTCTGGGGAAGTTCTGGCGATTCAGTTCAGTCCTGAGGCCACAGTTTTTGTCTTTGTTGTCTATACTTAATCTCCATCAGTTAAGGCCTGGTGTTCGACGATTTTTCGTCAAATCGGGGCCTGGCTTGTGGTGTTTTCCCGGCTCATTTCAGTGGGGGTCCAGAGCCATTTTGTTTGGCACTAAGTTTGCACGGCTGTTGTACAAGAAGAGCAGTTGCCACTGTAAAATGTATCATCTAGCTGCTGTCGTCCCCATGTCATTGAGATGCAAAATTTGCAACTGTCCTAACTGAGCTGGCTTGCTGCTGCAGATTTTCCTCTGTTTCATTGTTCAGAATTTGCTTTCCGTTCCTCAACAATATCAATTTATCATAGTAGGCATTCATATTTCATTTTGCTCTTCGATCCCTTCGAAGCCATGTGGAGCAGTCTCCCCATGAGCATGTTGTACCTCAGGGCAGAGCGCTCCAGCCTTATGGGTGCAGACTCACCTCAGGGCAGAGCGCTCCGGGTGCAGGCTCAGTTACTCATGTTTGTGCAGCTCCTTATCATGCCTACACCATCTTTGTTTGTATATACTCATGTCATCTTGTTCCTGCCTGTGGTGTGTATACATTTCTGTCAAGTCATCAGTCATCAGTGTTCCTGCCTGTAGACGAGGGATTTAGATCTTTTTCTAGACAAGGGATTTTAGCTATAATGTGCAGTTAGATTATTCTCTAGTTTAATCTTCTGTCTTTCTTAGTATTCATAGCAAGAAAAAATTCATCAGTTTTGTTCCTGCTTCAGAATTCATGCTTTAGCATGACCTTATTCTGTTCAGTTTTTTCTTCAGTATGCATTGGTCATTCCTCCCCTGGGTGTTCGTTTATAATTCTATCTGTAAATTTAACTACTCTTTGGTTCTTTTGATCATTATTTTCTTGTTAGATAACTAATCTTTAGTGTTGCACCCCCTTCAGTTCTCGTATAAGTCACCATTTTCTCTCTTCTTTGCTGCATGTATACACATCATGTTCATGCTTAGTTTCGGATAGGGAATACTAGCTTTACCGTGCTCTTCTCTTCTGTGTTTTACATATTCATTAGTTCAGTGATTACTATTTTTCAGGTTAGCCATCCGCTGTGTAATGCTTAGCTGTATGTAGCTCTAGTCGTAGAATATTTTTTTGGTCGGTTCATTAGAATATTTCATCAGTCCTAGAATGCCCAGTCGTAGAATTCTCAGTTGTAGAATGCTCAGTTGCGATATACGAATGGTCTGGAACAAAGCTGGAAGCCATATGTTGCGGATGATGTTCAGATTCAGTTTTAAGTACATGATGAGCCCTTATGTTCTGAAAAATATGTCAACTGACAAAACGTCTGTATCACCCTTCAAAGTTCCGGATGTTTATGGAGTTTTAAGTTGAGTACCAAAGGTTTGGATACACTGGCCtcagagcatctccagccgcgcctcCAACAGACAGGTGTTTTTGTCGCGTCGGTGCCGAAAAAATGGCCCAGTCGTCCGTTTTTCGCCGGCTTGGGCCGAAACTAGTGCCGGCGGACCTAGGTAGAACCCGACGCCCTGGAGGGCACCTGGGGCGCCGGCACAAGCGAAAAGGACGTGTGGGTCCGCCCTGTCGGCGAGTCCCGCGCCTATTCCCGTCGTTTCTTCCTGCTTTTCCCCCACTTTCCTCCCATTTTCTCCTTTCCTCCCGCCAATCTCCCTCCTGCTTGCCTCCCAGTTGGCCGCCATGCCACCGAAGAAGTACGTCGTCCCCCGCACGGCCGCAACCACGACCGCCTCCGTCGCCCAGAGGAAGCCGAGGGCGCCGCTATCGAAGCCACCGGGCATGCCGAACGCCGAGTGGAGGGCGGAAATTCAGCGACGGGAGGCTGTCACCGCCGACCGACGGAACAGGGACATCGCCAAGAAGTCCCGTGACAACGCGGCGCGCGtggctgcggctgccgcttcgGCGGACCAAGCCGAGGCCGAGGCGACTCGCGCGGGGATAATGAATCCACCCGGCAGCCACGCCCAGTACACTCCCTGGGGCCAGCAAAGCTTCGGCTCTCCGTCGCCACAGCCATGGGGATCGCCCTCCCCGAGCTACACCGACGGGGACGCGCACGGCGGGTTCAATCCAAACGTCACCTTCCCCCATGGACACCCGGTCCAGCGCACGCCCTCGTCGGTGACCTTCACCGGCGTGCAATACCCTCCATACAACTACTCGCCGCCCGCCTACGCGTCTTCCCCGACGCCCCATTTCCGTCATTGCATGCTGCCCTTCTCGCACCTCGGCGACACCGACGAGACCGAGGGcgacatggacgacatcatcgccgcaggttcggccgcGGCCGCCGCGTCTCCCGGGTTCGACACCCCCGACGAGACGATGGATCTCAGCGGCGGCATGGACGGCGAGCTCGGCTACGTCTACGGcgaggaggagcaggaggagcaggaggagcaagaggaggaggatgaggaggtggaggaggagctgGCGACTGTTCCGGCGAAGATGCGCAAGAAGACGCGGGCGGCCAGGTCAGGCGAGCCGCGCATCAAGTGGGCGTCCAAGGAGGAGGAATGCCTCGCCGAAGCATGGAAAGTCGTCTGCCTCGACCCGACCACCGGCACGAACCAGAGCATCGAGACGTATTGGGAGCGCATTAAGGCCGAGTTCGACGAGCGCAAGCTCGTCGACCCCTACTTCAAAGGCGTCTACATGCAGCGCGGCTCGAAGGCGATGGCGAACCATTGGGGCGTATCCAGGggcgtgcaacaaatggcatgcggtcgtcgaggaggtcgcggCTCGCCCGGAGAGCGGCGCCAGCGTTGAGGATCAGGTATGCCACGCCGGTCTCCCGCCTCTCTTCGCCGTGCACGCCCGCCAACTGTTTGTTCCTCCGTGCAGTTGCTGCGCATGTTCGCCCTGTACCGGCGGAGCAACAGTGACGCCGAATTCAAGTACCTCCACGTTTACAAGCGCATTGACaagtgcgagaagtgggcggaagtccggcgcaccctcgacaaggccaaggagaccTACAAGCCGGACGCGCCGACTCCTGGCGCATCGGAAGGGCGGCCGGACGGCAACAAAGGTGCCAAGAAGGGGAAACACGCCGACGCGGCCACCGCTCGAGTGCACGAGTCCATCGAGCATTGCCTCGCCGACGCGCAGGCCCGGGCCGTCCTTCGTGAAGAGAAGACTGACGCGCGGTGTCGGCGTTGATGTCGAGCAGCGCCGTCAAGCTCGACCTGCTCCAGACCAACGTCGCCGCGAAGAAGAGAAACACCGACCTGGCTTTCCTGCTGGGCGGGGCGGACATGCTCCAGAGCACCGACGAGGCGGTCAAGGCGTGGTACTTGGTGGAGCACGACCTCATCCTGAACCAGCTTCCCTCGacaacgccgccgccgccgccaagcccgcGTGATGACGCCTCCACGACGCCCAGTAGCACCGAAGCCGCGCCGACACCGCCCAGCGCAGAAGCAGCTCCGACACCGCCAAGCCCGCGCACGCCAACTCCGCCGACGCCTGGGGCAGAGCCCGCCGAGTGATGCGTTGTGCACGTGAACTCCTGCCGCCCTATTTTTTGTACGCCTGACTATATCCGATCGCCGAACTGTGACTTGCGATCGCCGAACTTATGGCGTCTTTTGTGAGCGGGAACGACAAGTTCGAATTTTTCGCGTCCTGAGGATGGCGCCTGGGGACGTGACTGGGAGCTAGGTCACCCCTAGGGACCGAACTAGCGTCGGTTCGCTCCCAGACCGCTCTTTTTTAGCGCCCTGGGGGGCCGAACGGCTGCAGATGCTATCAGGTTCATACCTTCCGCATATATCCATACTATGCTGCCTCATTTTTAACATTTGGGAGCCTTCTTCATGTTCTCAGTAAATGAGTAAATTGCTAAAAACTACCAGAGCtgaacaaaaaactaccactttacGTAACCCTAACACAAAACGATCATTCTTGTGGTAATATATCGCAAATACCTACCGATCCTCTATAACACTAAGCTTCCTTAATTTTAAAGGGCTCACAATTAATCGAGGGCTCCAATTAAAATTGGGTCACCCAATTTTGACCGGCTCAATAATTTCTCAAAGCTCTCTCATTCATTTTTTATTATTATACACTATATGCTTCTTAATTTTTAAGGCCTCATAATTAATTGAGTTCATTATTATACACTATTATACTCAATTTTGACTGAGTCAACAATTGCTCAAGGAGCTTTCTCATTCAATTATTGTAAGTCACTATTGTTCCCTAATTTTGAAGCTCTCCAATTCGATTGGGGTATTCAATTATGGAGTCAATCATTTTTCAAATTAATCGACGGCAACCGACCTATTAAAACATACCAATGCTGCGCACTCTCCCATCACCTAGGAAAAAGAAGCATCACCATATGATACTATAGCGTCCATATAGTACATGTAACCACTGACGTAGAAATTCTCCCATATAAATATGAGTTTCTTAGTGGATAACACATAATCACATCGAGAAAGCCCATCAAATCATCAAACTGTATATAAAAATAAAACAGTctattatttttgaaaaaataaattcCTTTAATTTTGACCAAGTTTAGAGCCAAAAATGTCAGCACAATATTaaacaaaaaaaatatgaaaattcatttcatgatgaatctaatTATACCGATTTGGTATTATGGGTTTTGATATATTTCTCTACAAATTTGATCAAGCTTAAAAAGGTTTGACTTTTTTAAAATGTAATACATCTTATATTCTGAAATAGAATAAGTAATGTTTTTAAAAAACCCAACAATACCAACGATGCAGCAAAGCGCGCCCAACCCTTCTAGTTTTGGTTAGTTGCTAGTTTGGCCATTTTAAACAGGATTATGACAAGGCGGACCCACATGTCAAGACTGACATGGGTCAATAGTCAACGTCGTTAGATTGATGGGTACGTTTGGCGTTACGACATGTAGGACCCACATGTGAGTATGCAAGGTGGTGGCATGGGCCAGCAGGGTGCTTGACGGCCATGGCTGCGCAACGATGTTGGGCGTGCTTCGGGCGCAGCTGGTCAAGGAGGCGGCGAAaaaaggaggagaagaaggaTAAAAGAGGCGGAGTGTTGGTGGGTGCTCGTCAGCGGGCAGCTGGTGCCTTGGCTGGGTCGAGCTGGTGGCACATGCGCGGGCTGGTTCCAGTGGCGGCACATGACGTAACTAAGGGGATGCCATGGACGGGATAATAAGAGGAATTTTAGGGGAATAAGTGGAATTTTTTATTTAGACCGGCACGTGGGTCCCACATATCATAATGCCCAAGGTGTTGGTCAATCTAACGGCGTCAACTATCGTGCCATGTTAACCCTAACATGTGGGCCTGCCACGTCATAATCCTGTTTAAGACGGCCAAACCGACAACTAACCGAAATTGATAGGTATTTGTGATGTATTACCATGAGAGTATATTTTTTTGTTAGGGTTACGTAAGAACGATGCTACACACACGATAAAAATTTGGACATTTTCTGCATGATGCAGCACATCCAGCTGTTTATGCGTAGGGCAAAATTGAGAATCACTATTCAATCCTCTTATTGTCCACCTAGTAGTTTCGGTCATGTAAAGTGGTAGTGCCGCAACAATCCTTTCGCAAAACAAAGGTCTGCTCATCTGGAAGAGACGTTGACAAAAATTCTCATAGTATGTTGGGGACTGTTGGAAGTAGTCCTTATAGAAAAGTTATGTGTCAGCGACCTTATGTCGAGGGAACAACTCTCTACTCCTTTATTGAATCCTTTTCTAAACATGCTCCACCTCCTTACCGATTTTCCATTTTTTGATGAACGCTCATCATCAACGTCATTTCAGCATCTTCGTTGTTCGAAACTAACAAATCAACAAACTCTTTATACATGAATTCACCAAGCCTCTTGTTCTCAAAGTCATCATCCGATGGATCCATCGTTTTGCCTAAAATGAGCAAAAGAATCTAGAAAAAACACTCGAACATTTCATCGAACACATAGATGACGAGATGTATGTCCGGAGCAGTAGGATGTATCGGAGCGGCATCCAATGGCGGCGACCATATCCGGGTTGAGAAGGACAGTCAGGAGGGGTTTggggccggtggcggcggcgatgtgggttATGGAAGACGATGAAGCCAGGAAAAGGGGTGACACGAACGTGGAAAAAGATATGAGAGGAAGATGGCAGGTAGGAATAGGTTGTGGATGATTTAGAAAGAATTGAGATCCGTGTGACTGATCGGACTGTTGGCTTTTGAGGCAGCGGGGTCCGGTTGCAGATGCTCTCAGGCCTTGTACAATAAGaggtgcttagaaaaataaactAGGCTTTCCTTAAGCACCGGTATTTGTACATGATAGATGCTTAACTAAGCATCTCTTTTATAGAAATAGACATCGATGCTTCAAAAAAAACTCGatttatttttctaagcacctTTCCAAACACTTcccattgtacaaggccttaCGAGCCACAACTTTTCCCCGCCCGGGCGCCGCCGCCACGCCAGCTGCGCGCGCTGCGCTATCCTACCGACCACCTTCTGGACGTCTCTCTCCGTCTTCCGCGCCTCCACCCCACGCGGTTCATTCGCAACCCGCGGCGGCTCCTCTCCTCGCTTTCCGTCCTACCCCAGGACGGAGGGGTCTCGCCGGCGACATGGCTCCCTCAATCGCGCCGCCTTCTTCTCCTTCGTGCCTCCGGTGAGTTATTACATTTTCCCGGCCGTGAGCATGTATTTTGCCCAGTCGGTCAGTGGATTTACAGTCGAAATCACTTGGGAAAATGTTTCGACAAGTAGAAGAGATCGATTGGGGCTCTCCCCGTAGCCATCTCTGAGCACCAAACCCTAGGATTTTTGTAATGGTCTGTTTGGGCTAAGCTTCGGACTAGAGGAGGCTCGGTACCCAATTTTGGCCCAAGGTCTATTTGGTTCGAGTAATATAGCCATGATGTAGTTATATAGGCATGGTTGGGTTGGTATAATGGTTCTACTATTTTTTAGGTTCAGGAGATATGATTTTTTACTTTGGAGAAATATAGGAGATGTGGATTGTGCTTCATCTTCGTTGTTTTTTGGGGAAACCTGACGTCAGAACTGCCTATTCATATCGAAGAAACAGTTGCTCGGTTTATGAGGGATAGCTGCACAAAAACAAAATACAAAGGGCATGGAGTCACTCACCGAACTCATTATTAGCTTTGTGCGTAAAGTTTGATGTTGAAGATTTCTACTCACCCACATTTCCTTGTTTATTTCTTACCATGCTCCTTGTATACAGTAGGCATGAAATTTGTTAAGTATCTTCCATCAAAATTTTGTTCATATGGTGCTACAACCTACAAGGCATTATGCTACACAACAGGACACAAGATTATCGATATGACATTATCGACAATAATTCAGATCATAGCATTTTACTTCATAATTCTAACATCTTATCTTAAATTGGTTTATGCAGTGGGAAACTCTTTACACGGTTCACTGGTACCAACAGTCAGCCCATCAATTCTGTCTTGCGCTGCGATATTTCAGTTTCACCAACTTTGGCATCAAACAGTTTAAGGAGAACCAGTTCGCTTCACTTGGCAAATAATAATCGAATCAAAAGCTTTCATGTATGTCATGCTGGGGTTGATCCTTCAGAACGTATTGTTATAAATGGTCAGGCCAGTCCATCTAAAACTGTTCAAGCTGATGCTGCTGCATTGGGGACCATAGCTGCTGACATGGCTCCTGTCGTCGATGGGTTTtcagctgatgatgatgaacttgacCTAGATTTGCCTACAGAGGGTTTCTCATCTATACCTGAAGCTATTGAAGATATTCGCCAAGGAAAAGTATGTCATGTTACCAAAGTTATGTTTTCTGTTTATTTATTTTGCATCATTTGCTCTGTAATCCTAACTGATTCATTTTGCAGTATGTGATTGTTGTGGATGATGAAGACAGGGAGAACGAAGGAGATCTTATAATGGCAGCATCCACGGTAACACCAGAGGCTATGGCTTTCATAGTGAGGCATGGCACTGGGATTGTATGTGTCAGCATGAAGGAAGATGACCTGGAAAGACTACAACTTCCTCTTATGGTAGTGGCAAAGGAAAATGAAGAGAAGCTGCGGACAGCCTTTACTGTTTCAGTGGTATGATGTCCGATTTTCTAGTCAGAATTCTGGTCTATGAGCATATTGTATTTTCTCCTTTTTCATATGGGCATATTTTACTTTCTCCTCTTGCCTGTTTCTCCAACTGACTCTGCTTAAAAAATGTATTTTAGGACGCTAAAGAGGGCACAACAACAGGGGTTTCAGCCAAGGATCGGGCAAACACAGTTCTAGCACTTGCATCTCCTTATTCTAAGCCTGAGGACTTCAACCGTCCTGGACATATCTTTCCTCTTAAATATAGAGAAGGTGGTGTCCTCAAAAGGGCTGGGCATACTGAAGCATCAGTAGACCTTGCCATGTTGGCTGGGTTACCTCCTGCTGCAGTTCTTTGTGAAATTGTTGACgatgatgatggttccatggcttTGTTGCCAAAGCTGAAAGAATTTGCAGAGAGGGAGAACCTGAAGATAGTCTCAATTGCAGACTTGATTAGGTTTGTTATTTGCTAATATACCCAAGTGTCAGTTCGTTCATACAAGTTAAGAATTTAATTATGATGCACTGAACGGTAATAGTTTCATGCCGGATGGCAACTAGAGAACAATTACGAATATGAAAGCTACAGTTTGATGAATTCTTACTTGAATGCATACTTTTGTGTAATATTTTACTGGACCATCAGTTGCTTATAAGAAATTATTTGCATATACAGATATAGGAGAAAGAGAGACAGACTGGTAGAACGTCTTTGTGTCACACCATTACAATTACAGTGGGGGTCATTTGAATCCTATTGCTACCGCTCTCTTATTGATGGGATGGAGCACATTGCAATGATCAAGGTAAGCATCCCTGAGCAAATATAGGTGGTCACTTGCAAGTTTGCAGTTGGACTCAACAATGGGATATTTTTTGTTCTAGTACATACATCTGTAATAAAATTCTTGAACAAAACTAAATGCAGCAAGACATTTTTTTTGCCATTTACATCCATCAGTCTGGCCAAAAAACCTCAACCAGTTGTACAGCCTATACTGCAAGATCATGGTGAAGCAGCAATGTATTGTGGGAATGAAACCTTCTTAAATAATGAATGCTGCTAAGTCTTTCTTTTCATCTAGGCTTATTTTTTGAAGAAACCACGAAAGCACAGGAGCTCTGCATTTCACAGTAGAAGTAGAATTCCCCAGTTAGTTAGGGAAAACCAGGCAAAAACCATTTATATGCAGGGCAATAATAAATTGTTTTCCTTTATATGCAGGGTGATGTTGGGGATGGCCAGGATATTCTAGTGAGAGTCCATTCAGAGTGCCTAACTGGAGATATATTTGGATCGGCGAGGTGTGATTGTGGGGGCCAACTTGCCCTGGCGATGACCATGATCGAGAAGGCTGGTCGGGGTGTGGTGGTTTACCTACGTGGCCACGAAGGCAGGGGCATTGGGCTGGGTCACAAGCTCCGGGCATACAATTTACAGGATGCTGGACGGGATACTGTTGAGGCTAATGAGGATCTTGGGTTGCCTGCCGACTCCCGGGAGTACGGTATAGGCGCGCAGGTAAAGACCATTCCACTGGAATTGGCTTGTATTACAACTCCTGAGCTATCCACCTTTGCTGATATCTATTTCCGCTATGCAGATACTACGTGATCTTGGCGTCCGAACCATGAGGCTGATGACTAACAACCCGGCGAAGTACACTGGACTCAAGGGCTACGGTTTAAGTGTCCTGGGAAGAGTGCCGCTGTTGACACCAATAACTAATGAGAATCGGCGTTACATGGAAACAAAGAGGTTGAAGATGGGGCACATCTACGAAGACCCTCCTAATGGCCATACAAGTGGCATGAGTGACGAGGAGCAACATCAGGAGGATAGTGGCAGCGAACAAGATTAGACCCTAGAGCCTTAATAAATGTCTTCATGTTTCTCCCGGCAATAAAAATAAAACCCTCAAATTTGTTATGAGCAGTTCTTTTTCCAATTTTGATTATACATATGTAGTTACTATTTGTAGATGATGTATATTAGTCTGGTCTAAGCATGTGCCATGTGCAAAAATATATTCTCATGTACTCCCTCCACCTTGGTTTGTAAGGTTTGCACGCATTTCAGTAAAAACTTTGATCCTTTTCAATAAGAAGCTTTGATCATTAATTTGGTCAGTGTCCTGCACCTCTTTGAATTGTTTTTTTTTATCAAAGTGTACTTAAATGAGTTTGTGAGCCAGAGTGTTGAGCTGGTAATTTGAATTGGTTAAAGTTGTGTCCAAGGAC belongs to Triticum urartu cultivar G1812 chromosome 7, Tu2.1, whole genome shotgun sequence and includes:
- the LOC125519310 gene encoding dolichyl-diphosphooligosaccharide--protein glycosyltransferase 48 kDa subunit, which gives rise to MAAPRVLLLLAVASLLAVASLGDASGEGPRGRKLLVLVDDLAVRSSHSAFFGSLQARGLDLEFRLADDPKLSLHRYGQYLYDGLVLFAPSTPRFGGSVDQNAVLEFIDAGHDMILAADHSASDLIRGIATECGVDFDEDPEAMVIDHINYASSEVEGDHTLIAGDDLIQSDVILGSKKIEAPVLFRGIGHAANPSNSLVLKVLSASPSAYSANPEAKLASVPSLTGSAISLVSVMQARNNARVLISGSLDLFSNRFLKSGVQKAGSKMSHDKAGNEQFVTETSKWVFHERGHLKAVNVKHHKVGETNEPSMYRINDDLEYSVEIYEWSGTSWKPYVADDVQIQFFMMSPYVLKNMSTDKTAVYSASFKVPDVYGVFQFKVEYQRLGYTGLSLAKQIPVRPYRHDEYERFITSAFPYYAASFSTMGAFFIFSVAYLYHK
- the LOC125520157 gene encoding probable bifunctional riboflavin biosynthesis protein RIBA 1, chloroplastic, translating into MAPSIAPPSSPSCLRGKLFTRFTGTNSQPINSVLRCDISVSPTLASNSLRRTSSLHLANNNRIKSFHVCHAGVDPSERIVINGQASPSKTVQADAAALGTIAADMAPVVDGFSADDDELDLDLPTEGFSSIPEAIEDIRQGKYVIVVDDEDRENEGDLIMAASTVTPEAMAFIVRHGTGIVCVSMKEDDLERLQLPLMVVAKENEEKLRTAFTVSVDAKEGTTTGVSAKDRANTVLALASPYSKPEDFNRPGHIFPLKYREGGVLKRAGHTEASVDLAMLAGLPPAAVLCEIVDDDDGSMALLPKLKEFAERENLKIVSIADLIRYRRKRDRLVERLCVTPLQLQWGSFESYCYRSLIDGMEHIAMIKGDVGDGQDILVRVHSECLTGDIFGSARCDCGGQLALAMTMIEKAGRGVVVYLRGHEGRGIGLGHKLRAYNLQDAGRDTVEANEDLGLPADSREYGIGAQILRDLGVRTMRLMTNNPAKYTGLKGYGLSVLGRVPLLTPITNENRRYMETKRLKMGHIYEDPPNGHTSGMSDEEQHQEDSGSEQD